A region from the Panicum hallii strain FIL2 chromosome 1, PHallii_v3.1, whole genome shotgun sequence genome encodes:
- the LOC112880187 gene encoding DIS3-like exonuclease 2: MRATGEHTAAVSIPAPPPTLAAEEAEKEKKKNRRRPARRSKQAGAAPVAVPQGPHADAAAGPRSVRSMPPMHVGGGARADAEAEAPAAGTSQSCPLLPTPRPAEALDARAGGGAPGRRHFQPHWPERAVEEAVKRGHAFVGKFRVNAHNRNEAYCTIDGIPVDILVTGLAQNRAVEGDLVAITLDPVVHWTRMKGPNVTCNPAIGGDSVVRENGETNGNHSQKKGQADAGCRFENCSNGVPGLGRTHLPHKNSGFSQAVKCENGNATVLESNERDLNDGKSEAARALQRICAMIHTHPGRRPTGKVLSVMKKSPRRDAVVGFLASFPEFPDGEQQKNQMGGKKMNNRAQSAVSGLIFLLPTDPKFPQMVVSVSTLPDSVRQSLREGDAAIEKELVAARLDEWNEESLYPYARVVRFLGKGGHVKTHMDAILFENAISDTEFSPESLACLPDNCWKIPQKELEARKDLRKVLTFTIDPPTASDLDDAISIEILSGGTVRIGVHIADVSYFVHPETALDAEAQSRSTSVYTLKRKISMLPSRLSEELVSLNPGVDRLAFSIIWDIDPHGNIVSRWIGRSIIFSCCKLSYDLVQDLICSDASQSRSAVSSLQVHGIFERDDVIKSLRGLYEVSKNLKEIRFKSGALSLDTAKLMILFDEDGAPCDSYRYVRNNACFIVEELMLLANMSAAEVISNAFPDCALLRRHPEPNLRKFREFEAFCAKNGFELDASSSGQLHLSLSRVKEKLQDDPVLFDILMFYASKQMQSAEYFCTGDLISKKDDWAHYALSVPLYTHFTSPLRRYPDIIVHRTLNAVIEAEQVYMKQKKSSTGQNGLKASCELMDRCFTGLQFSRDAAESEEGKKALSAAAKKFRVPSSENLGEVAEHCNERKWAGRRAEEAGQKLYMWALIKNKEIVVCNARVLGLGPRFMSVYVPKLAMERRIYYDEVEGLTVEWLEATGTLVLDACRNKPAQRRGTQMKSRPIEEVAMVVNPSETMLSEEDEESGATEAGGCTAKSVLLSGDAVKAPDAPAVLPLVIHYLSDIPVVLHATGGDNCAVDIGVRLYMASYFK; the protein is encoded by the exons ATGAGGGCCACCGGGGAGCACACAGCTGCGGTTTCCatcccggccccgccgccgacgCTCGCGGCCGAGGAAGCcgagaaggagaagaagaagaaccgccgccgccccgcgcggcgcTCCAAGCAGGCAGGCGCGGCCCCCGTCGCCGTGCCGCAGGGCCCGCACGCGGACGCCGCGGCGGGGCCGAGGTCGGTCAGATCGATGCCGCCCATGcacgtgggcggcggcgcccgtgCCGACGCCGAGGCGGAGGCGCCCGCGGCGGGGACGAGCCAGTCCTGCCCCCTGCTGCCCACGCCGAGGCCCGCGGAGGCGCTCGATGCGAGGGCGGGCGGGGGAGCTCCCGGGAGGCGGCACTTCCAGCCTCACTGGCCTGAGCGGGCCGTGGAGGAGGCCGTCAAG AGAGGGCATGCGTTTGTGGGGAAGTTCCGGGTTAATGCACACAACCGAAATGAG GCGTACTGCACGATTGATGGCATCCCGGTGGATATTCTCGTTACTGGGTTGGCGCAAAACCGAGCG GTTGAAGGCGATCTTGTTGCTATCACACTGGATCCTGTTGTTCACTGGACTAGAATGAAAGGACCGAACGTTACATGTAACCCTGCGATAGGAGGGGATTCTGTGGTCCGCGAGAATGGTGAAACAAATGGGAATCATAGTCAGAAGAAAGGACAAGCAGATGCTGGCTGCAGGTTTGAAAATTGCAGTAATGGTGTACCTGGTTTGGGCAGGACGCATCTCCCTCACAAGAACAGTGGTTTTAGTCAAGCTGTTAAGTGTGAAAATGGGAATGCTACTGTCCTGGAAAGTAACGAGAGAGACTTGAATGATGGAAAGAGTGAGGCAGCAAGAGCATTACAAAGGATCTGCGCCATGATACACACTCACCCAGGCAGACGTCCTACTGGGAAAGTATTATCAGTCATGAAGAAGTCCCCACGCCGTGATGCCGTTGTAGGTTTCCTTGCTTCTTTTCCAGAGTTCCCTGATGGAGAGCAGCAGAAAAATCAGATGGGTGGAAAGAAGATGAACAACAGAGCACAATCGGCTGTTTCAGGCTTGATTTTTCTCTTGCCTACTGACCCCAAATTCCCCCAGATGGTTGTTAGTGTTAGCACTTTGCcagatagtgtcagacagagcCTAAGAGAAGGTGATGCAGCGATAGAGAAGGAATTGGTCGCTGCACGACTGGATGAATGGAATGAGGAAAGTCTCTATCCCTATGCACGTGTTGTACGGTTCTTGGGAAAGGGTGGACATGTTAAAACGCACATGGATGCTATATTATTTGAGAATGCTATATCTGATACCGAGTTTTCCCCCGAGTCCTTGGCATGCCTTCCTGACAATTGTTGGAAGATTCCTCAGAAAGAACTTGAAGCAAGAAAAGATTTGAGGAAGGTCTTGACTTTTACAATAGACCCTCCTACTGCATCAGATCTTGATGATGCTATATCAATTGAGATACTCTCAGGAGGAACTGTCCGTATTGGGGTTCACATTGCAGATGTTTCTTACTTTGTCCATCCAGAGACTGCGTTAGATGCTGAAGCTCAAAGTCGATCTACTAGTGTTTACACCTTGAAACGTAAAATATCAATGTTGCCTTCAAGACTTTCAGAAGAACTGGTTTCGCTTAATCCAGGTGTAGACAGGCTTGCCTTTTCAATCATTTGGGATATTGACCCTCATGGGAACATAGTAAGTCGTTGGATTGGTCGAAGCATCATCTTTTCTTGCTGCAAGCTGTCATATGATCTTGTGCAAGATTTGATTTGTAGTGACGCCAGTCAGTCTAGATCTGCTGTTTCTTCTCTTCAAGTGCATGGTATATTTGAACGAGATGATGTTATCAAGTCCCTTAGAGGCCTTTATGAGGTCTCAAAAAATCTGAAAGAAATTAGGTTCAAGAGTGGAGCTCTTTCTCTTGACACTGCAAAGCTTATGATCTTGTTTGATGAAGATGGGGCTCCATGTGACAGCTATCGCTATGTTAGGAATAATGCATGCTTCATAGTTGAGGAGCTTATGTTGTTGGCAAATATGTCAGCTGCAGAAGTTATATCTAATGCTTTCCCTGATTGTGCCTTACTTCGTAGGCACCCTGAACCTAATTTGAGGAAGTTCAGAGAGTTTGAGGCATTTTGTGCTAAGAATGGTTTTGAGTTGGATGCTTCATCATCTGGTCAACTTCACCTTTCACTTTCCAGGGTAAAGGAAAAATTGCAAGATGATCCTGTTCTCTTTGATATTCTCATGTTTTATGCTTCAAAGCAAATGCAGTCAGCAGAATACTTCTGCACAGGGGACCTGATAAGCAAGAAAGATGATTGGGCACATTATGCTCTGTCTGTCCCTTTATATACACACTTCACTTCACCGCTTCGAAGATATCCTGATATTATTGTTCACAGGACTCTGAATGCGGTAATTGAGGCTGAGCAAGTGTATATGAAGCAAAAAAAATCTTCCACAGGGCAGAATGGACTCAAAGCATCTTGTGAATTGATGGATAGATGTTTTACAGGCCTCCAATTTAGTAGGGATGCTGCTGAATCTGAAGAAGGGAAAAAAGCACTTTCTGCTGCAGCCAAGAAATTTAGGGTTCCTTCCTCTGAAAATCTCGGGGAGGTTGCTGAACACTGTAATGAAAGAAAGTGGGCTGGTCGTCGTGCAGAAGAAGCTGGACAGAAGCTCTATATGTGGGCTCTGATAAAGAACAAAGAG ATTGTGGTCTGCAATGCTAGAGTTCTGGGTCTAGGACCAAGATTCATGTCAGTTTATGTGCCGAAGCTTGCG ATGGAACGAAGGATATATTATGATGAAGTCGAGGGCCTAACTGTTGAGTGGTTGGAAGCCACTGGAACGCTAGTGCTTGATGCATGCAGGAACAAGCCTGCTCAAAGGAGGGGAACTCAGATGAAGAGCAGGCCAATTGAGGAAGTCGCGATGGTGGTGAACCCTTCAGAGACGATGTTGTCTGAAGAAGATGAGGAATCAGGAGCAACAGAAGCTGGCGGCTGCACTGCCAAGTCTGTTTTGTTGAGTGGCGACGCAGTGAAAGCTCCAGACGCTCCAGCCGTTCTGCCCCTGGTGATACATTACCTGAGTGACATCCCTGTGGTTCTTCATGCAACTGGTGGTGACAATTGTGCGGTGGACATTGGAGTAAGACTGTACATGGCGTCATACTTCAAGTGA
- the LOC112899044 gene encoding 50S ribosomal protein L29, chloroplastic, with protein MATMSLAAASPLTSTPRAVGAPAPLTAFLGLRSGAAQATRFPGLTVSSQPVERRAAGVVAMAKREQELEEIRAMTTEQLEEEVVDLKGELFLLRLKRSARQEFKNSEFSRMRKRIARMLTVKREREIEQGINKRLSRKLDRKWKQSIVVRPPPSLRENKEV; from the exons ATGGCGACGATGTCTCTCGCTGCGGCGTCGCCCCTCACCTCCACTCCCCGCGCCGTCGGCGCACCCGCACCACTAACGGCCTTCCTTGGCCTCCGCTCAGGTGCCGCCCAGGCGACGCGGTTCCCTGGACTGACGGTGTCGTCGCAGCCGGTGGAGCGCCGCGCCGCGGGGGTGGTGGCGATGGCGAAgagggagcaggagctggaggagatCCGGGCTATGACGACGGAGCagctggaggaggaggtggtggaccTCAAGGGGGAGCTCTTCCTGCTCCGCCTCAAGCGCTCCGCGCGCCAGGAGTTCAAAAACAGCGAGTTCAGCCGCATGCGGAAGAGG ATTGCTCGTATGTTGACTGTGAAAAGAGAGCGTGAAATTGAACAAGGAATCAACAAGAGATTGTCTAGGAAGCTTGATAGGAAATGGAAGCAGAGCATTGTGGTTAGACCACCACCATCTCTAAGGGAGAACAAAGAGGTGTAG